GAGTAAGAATATTCTTCTACTTTCTTGTGGGATTATACTTCTTAATTtactcttatttttttatttttttattttattttaaataatagaatcacatttttttttaatttattactacTTAACTTTTATTATCTTATTCTctaatttaaattctaaaacttttaatttaaaatttattaaatttaaaaatgagaATTTTTACAATCACTATCTCATCTCATGATGACTTCCTCTTTTCCAACTCAGACTCTTCAGTTTCAATTTCATAGTTCTGATAAATGATTTGaagtttttacttttttaaaaaaatatatataaaaaattaaatgaaaatctgGTTTTGGCCCAAAACTAAACCGAAGAAAACGACTTTTGTTTTGTCTAATTCAAGGCCGGTTTTGAGATAAGACGGCTGCGTCTACCTATAGAAAGCATCCAAATAGACAAACTTAAATTAGGCTAACTTCTCATATGGCCATAGGGACAAATTCCCATGTGCATTTATATCAGATGAtacctttaaattttatatttaatatttttatttttattatttttactgttacaatttatatatataatattttaattttttattattactattattttgtaattttttaattttctattttaatttttttaatataatatattaattacaataatataaaaacttcaacatatatattttatttttatttttaataataaataaactgtaataaaattataatcaacattattaattaattgatattacatatttttcatgaataataataaacatatgAGAAATTGTTCAGTGCACAATTAACCTACATAATTATatagtataaatttttaatttttaattttatttctatataaaataattattaatatatatattaaatataatttattacttttatcatgattattaatgtataattttttatttttttattttttgatataataagtataatttattatattaatgattattaACCTCTTGATTTACTATTaccttttaatataatatattattaattgtaataacaattttattatattttttattttaatattaaatatatatatatatataaattagataataaaaataaatcattgtcaaaatataaatatggaTAGGTGATAAgtagaatatttaattttatgtagtTATATAAAGTCATAtatgtaatatattttatttttattttcatatttaataataatattattaatgtgttcataataaataaaatttattatctttattattataatttgtatatgatattttaatttttttatcattattattaatatgtgattttttaattttctataatttttttaatataatatattaatcacaataaattaaaaagtttaacatatatattttatttttattttcattaataaataaattaaaaaaaattataactaatattaTTAACTAATTGATATTATATGTATTTCATGTCTGATGTGAATAATAACAAATATATGAGAAattgttaaatatataattaattctatataattatatcatataatataaatttataatttttttatatattttaatttttttctacataaaataataattaatatatatattaaatacaatttattatttttatcattacaattaatgtataatttttttattttttaatttttaatataataagtacaatttattatattgatttcttactattttttaatatactctATTATtgatattgtaataaaaattttattgtattttattattaaaaaattattatattttatattttaataataaatataatattaaaaatatatttataaaaattgagtaTTTACTGTATAAAAAAATgtttagataataaaaataaatcgcTCTCAATAaataactttatatatatataaaggtccataacaaaatattatataaacattttttaatatctcataatagtttagtttattaatttgataattttttgaaattatttttaatataatctaattaataaatagggtaaattatagtttagtcccatattatatatttgtattcctctaatatgaatataaatacatataattgattaaaattattataaaaaaatattaattataataaagtataaaataattaaacaattaatagaattaatcgtataaaatattatcaaaataaaattttattcaatttaaataatttataaaaaaataaatagacataattaaagtataataaaaaataaattagtgttataaattttgaataatcaaATTATTAACTTGATAGTGAAAATCTTAATCTCTTCActttctataaaaatataatatttgttcATTCTATTTAAAACACAGTAGCATACTCTCTTTCACACAATTCTATTTTCTTCATTTACAATCGAATCTTATTTTGAAGTTTTTCTCTTTCGTTCTCTTTGTATCTAGTAGGGGATGCATGACTTCACAACTCTTACCAACCAATTCAGCCATCTTGGATAGATATAAGTTGGATGATAGTTATTCAAATGtcgagatttttttatttaagtggTTCTTCTCGTGCACCGCCGCCACCCTGAGTAGTTTCTTGCAGATCAAAAGGAGGATTCTTCTCCAAGCAAAAGTTCCCTGAATATAGCCTCACACAAGCCCTTCTCATGAATCATCAAATGACCACCGTCAGGAACTTCATGATATTTGATCCATGGCAGCTTCTCAGCAACATATCTCTGTAATTCAAATGGCACCAACTTGTCATTGTGACCTTCCCACAGGTAAACACAAGCCTCATTGTCAGGAAATGGATTCTTCAGCTTCATCGGGTCAAATTCCCACTTCCCAAAATGCACAATCATGTCTCTGTGCAGTGATTCATGGACTCCTTGCTGCCTAACCTTGTGCTGTATTTACAAAACAAAACATTGTCATTGCCCATCTTATGATCAGCTACTCTAGTATAAGACCAAACTTGTGTCATTAGGCTATTAGCTTGGTAGTTGAGTGTGTAAAAAAGATTTGAGTTATTTATTCTACCTCATGAGGATTTGGGACTTGAGACATTTGCTTTATAGTTTCTAAATCTCTTTTGTTTAGCAGAATTGGGTGTCTCTGCATGATAGAAGAGTAAGGGAACAGCTTCTGAGTCATCCACCAGTAGACAAGTGCAGGGAAATGATGAGCAATGGTCAGTTTTACTTGATCCCTCTTGAGTTGCTTCCTGAAGACCTCTTTTGCTAGTTTAGGAGGAAAAGAAGGCCACCAGAAATTTATGACTGGAACTACTAGAGTCACACCTGCTAGCCTGCAGCAAGTGTTAAAAAAgttgttaaattttttacttctCGAAGAAACTAACGAGCTTTAACTCAATGGTACTGTCGTCACATTCGGGTTAATGAGATCTCGAGTAGtctcattcaaaatcaaagaaaagaaagaaaggcaAAGGAGTGACATGCCTGTGTGGTATATACTTGAGGCAAGCCCAAATGGAGTAGGTTCCAATGGAAACTCCAATCACATGAAATTTGGGTCCTAGATGCAATTGATCAGCTAGTTCTTGAATGTCAAATGCTTCACTCTTCACTGATCTTTTTGGGTTTGGATCACTCTCTCCATATCCTGCTCTATCAAAGGTCAGTACATATACACTTAACTCTTCCATCACCTCCTGCATTCCACAAAGTAATGATTTTTCcttcaattattaaaattctGGAGATaaattttggtttattcaaaaCAATTATAACAACACTAGGGAAGAAATCTGGGTATAGAATCATACTTGAGATAGTGGCAAATATATGTCCTTGGAGCTGTCAAAACCATGGACAAGAATAACCTTGTACTTGGCAATTTCTTTTGGAACACCCCTCTCTCTATAAGATAAGTGCCTTCCATCACTCAGCTTGATTCTTGGTGAAGTGATAGGAGGACCATTTGGAGAACCACAAATCTTTGGAGGGGGAGGCTTTACTCTTTTGTATCCATAGGCGGCTATACACACTAGTATTACTGCTGCTGCCACTGCCAACATCCCTAAAATGCAGAGGCTAAAAAAAAACTATCTCACATACATTATCTTCAACTAATAAAGCAATTGAGTTTAACAGAGATGATCAGAAACAAACCTGAAGATTTATCTTACCTGGAGATGAGTAGGTCATGCATCTTTGTTGTTGGGATTTCTTAAAGCTTTAAAGGATGTGTATTTGTAACAACAATTCTCAAATTTGACTTGTAGTTGGTCTTTGAGTACTTGATCTTCTTTGTACTTGAACCAAGTTATCTCAAGTTTgaccaaaagaagaaaaaacaaaaaggaaaagagaaaatCTTTTAGTTAGGAGTGAGGACAATAACTACAAACTTCCAGCTAAAATTCCAAGTTATAGGTAAGTGAGACTGTGAGACAGACTCAACTAACTGAGTTCTGCAGATGCCTACTGGCAAGTCATGTTAGTTGAGCCATATTTATAAACCAAGTATGAAGCTTTCATTATATCTGTTAGAGTGTGAATATAATTTGTACATAATTATAGGAGATTACATAATTACAgactaattgattgatagagaATTATTAGGAGTTGTATTAACAAGATCTTGTAATCtgtatatatacacacttaCTTTAATAGAGAAATATACTGAAATTGTCCAATTATTCATTATCTAATtacaatatcattacatgaatCTTACATAACCAAAGTTCTAATTTCGCATATACAGCAGAACTGGAACAATATTGAGAATTTTTTATTTGCAGCAAATAGCAGCTAGTAGTTTCTCAAACAGATGCAACATAGACCATATAGAGTAGCTCTGTAATGATAGAACTAACTCATCCAAGCAAAAGTGACCTAACAATTTCTTCACATAGCTCACTTCTGAAGATCAATAAGTGTCCAGCATCAGGAACTTCATGATAGTGAATCCATGGAAGCTTCTCTGAAATGTAACGATTTATTTGGTAAGGAATGATTCTATCCTCGTGACCTTGCCAAATATGGACAGAGCCTTCATTTTGGGGGAAAGGATTACTTATGTCCAGGGGATCAAATTCCCATTTCGTGTAACCCGCAATTATGTCTCGATGCAGAGATTCGTGAACACCTTGTTGCCGAACCTTTTCCTGTATTCAAAAAGGTAACAGTTTGTTGGAATATTGCTACCAGATGTGCTCTAAAGTTGAAACCAACTAACATAAGAATTCCTATTATTAGAACCTAATGCGTAGATCAGTATAACTACCTGACCAACACTTGGAGTTTCTGATAACTTTTTAATCAACTCCAAATCCTGGGGACAAAAGATTGCCATATTTCCTGCCATTATACTTAATGAAGGGAACCATTTCTGGGTCATCCACCAGTAAAATAACCAGGGTGCATGATGTGCAATTCGAAATGTCCATTGATCAGATTTCTGGAGCCTTTGGAAACCCTCTGCGGATACATTGTCTGGGAGACAAGGCCACCAGTAGTGTACAAATGGAACTACAAGTGATGCTCCAGCCAACCTGTGAAAAAGAAGACTTCACTAAAAACCAAAACGTAAGCATTCAATCATTTCAGAAGCTTAAAGGCTGAAGTACTATGCCTATGGGGTATGTATTTTAGGCAACCATATATGGGGTAGGCTCCCATTGAGGCTCCAATCACATAAAATTTATGTCCAAGCTGCAACTTGTCTGCTAGTTCTTGAATGTCATATGCTTCACTCTTCACTGTACGTTTTGGAAATGGATCACTTTCTCCGTAACCTGCTCTATCGAAGAAAAGGAAATATATCTTCAGCTCGTCGATAAGTTCCTGAGGATCAGAGCACATGGATGATGAATGAATATATCTTTCAGCAGATGAAACAGAGTGTAAAGCAGAGTATACCTGAGGCACAGGCAAATTCAGATCCTTTGAACTGTCAAAACCATGaatgaatatgattttgtaCTTAGCTTCTTCCTTAGGAACTCCCATCTCCCTGTAGGCTAAATGCCTACCATCACTGAGTTTGACTCTTGGAGAAGTGATTGGAGGACCGCCGGGCAATCCACATATCTTGGGATAAGGAGCTTTCAAAGCCTGATAAGCCCAACCCAGAAGACCCACAGTTACAGCTACTGCTATTGGTGCAAGCATTGCTGGGAAAAAGAACAAACATGTTGGCTACAACACGAAAGCAATATTAATCCGGTTCCAAAAAGATCTCCACACTTATTGGAATTGCAAACATCCAATACAGTTCCAActaatgttgattttgaagatCTCTTTTGTTTGGGTGCAGAGACAGATCTTCCCCAGATTGCCAATTCAAAATATTCAATTATACAAGAGTAAGAATTTCAACCCAAACTTGACTTCATCCATCCAAATTCACCATTGCTGATGCAAAATTAAGACCAGAAATTCCCAAGAAACTCATTAATCTTATACCAAGAGAACCCTGTTATTCATAAAAGATTCCTGTATATATCTACCTTGATCAAACAACAAAAGCCAAAAGAAAGAAACCAGAACTgaaactaaagaaaaaaaaaaaaaaacacaacccACCAACAGGAATCAAGATTCAAACAAGACTGTAAGAAAAATAGGAGAGAGAAAACTTACTGAAAAAGAACTGGAAGTGGC
This sequence is a window from Manihot esculenta cultivar AM560-2 chromosome 4, M.esculenta_v8, whole genome shotgun sequence. Protein-coding genes within it:
- the LOC110613646 gene encoding uncharacterized protein LOC110613646 isoform X2, with translation MLAVAAAVILVCIAAYGYKRVKPPPPKICGSPNGPPITSPRIKLSDGRHLSYRERGVPKEIAKYKVILVHGFDSSKDIYLPLSQEVMEELSVYVLTFDRAGYGESDPNPKRSVKSEAFDIQELADQLHLGPKFHVIGVSIGTYSIWACLKYIPHRLAGVTLVVPVINFWWPSFPPKLAKEVFRKQLKRDQVKLTIAHHFPALVYWWMTQKLFPYSSIMQRHPILLNKRDLETIKQMSQVPNPHEHKVRQQGVHESLHRDMIVHFGKWEFDPMKLKNPFPDNEACVYLWEGHNDKLVPFELQRYVAEKLPWIKYHEVPDGGHLMIHEKGLCEAIFRELLLGEESSF
- the LOC110613646 gene encoding uncharacterized protein LOC110613646 isoform X1, translated to MHDLLISSLCILGMLAVAAAVILVCIAAYGYKRVKPPPPKICGSPNGPPITSPRIKLSDGRHLSYRERGVPKEIAKYKVILVHGFDSSKDIYLPLSQEVMEELSVYVLTFDRAGYGESDPNPKRSVKSEAFDIQELADQLHLGPKFHVIGVSIGTYSIWACLKYIPHRLAGVTLVVPVINFWWPSFPPKLAKEVFRKQLKRDQVKLTIAHHFPALVYWWMTQKLFPYSSIMQRHPILLNKRDLETIKQMSQVPNPHEHKVRQQGVHESLHRDMIVHFGKWEFDPMKLKNPFPDNEACVYLWEGHNDKLVPFELQRYVAEKLPWIKYHEVPDGGHLMIHEKGLCEAIFRELLLGEESSF
- the LOC110613647 gene encoding uncharacterized protein LOC110613647 yields the protein MLAPIAVAVTVGLLGWAYQALKAPYPKICGLPGGPPITSPRVKLSDGRHLAYREMGVPKEEAKYKIIFIHGFDSSKDLNLPVPQELIDELKIYFLFFDRAGYGESDPFPKRTVKSEAYDIQELADKLQLGHKFYVIGASMGAYPIYGCLKYIPHRLAGASLVVPFVHYWWPCLPDNVSAEGFQRLQKSDQWTFRIAHHAPWLFYWWMTQKWFPSLSIMAGNMAIFCPQDLELIKKLSETPSVGQEKVRQQGVHESLHRDIIAGYTKWEFDPLDISNPFPQNEGSVHIWQGHEDRIIPYQINRYISEKLPWIHYHEVPDAGHLLIFRSELCEEIVRSLLLG